The following DNA comes from Paenibacillus crassostreae.
ATCTTTTTTATTGATAGCATTTTGTAATAACATATCCAAAGCTTTTTCACGCTTCCCACGAACTCGGTAGGCTGGTGTCATTTTACCATCAGCAACTTTGATGATAGGGCGAATTTTTAACATGCTGCCAATGAGGTTTTGCATGCCTGAGCAACGTCCACCCTTGTATAGATATTCAAGGGTATCTACTACAAACTCTGCTTCAATTTCTGGCCTTACAGTATGCAGAAGTGTGATTATTTCATCCAAACTACGGCCTGCTTCAGCAGCGTGTACTGCCTTCATTACAAGTAACCCAATGGCAGAAGATAGGTTCAATGAATCGAATACAGCGATCTGTTGGGAAGGGAAGTCTTCGGCTGCTATAACTGCATTCTGATATGTTGAAGATAACTCCGAAGAAAGGCTGATGAATAGAATCTGTTCACCTTGTTCTATGTAAGGAGCAAATGCTTTAATAAAAT
Coding sequences within:
- a CDS encoding DegV family protein, whose amino-acid sequence is MPTIKIFTDSTSDLPIAWIEQHKIGIVPLYVVFGDQSLKDGLDITPVDLYNKVSDYGFLPKTAAPSPSDFIKAFAPYIEQGEQILFISLSSELSSTYQNAVIAAEDFPSQQIAVFDSLNLSSAIGLLVMKAVHAAEAGRSLDEIITLLHTVRPEIEAEFVVDTLEYLYKGGRCSGMQNLIGSMLKIRPIIKVADGKMTPAYRVRGKREKALDMLLQNAINKKDLMDQDIIFVVHSLAEKDALNLQENLQKHTQATVALSTAGCVICSHCGPQTIGIMYSKKP